A window of the Helianthus annuus cultivar XRQ/B chromosome 4, HanXRQr2.0-SUNRISE, whole genome shotgun sequence genome harbors these coding sequences:
- the LOC110934318 gene encoding catalase-1 isoform X3, producing MTVIPKYNDFKQPGDRYRSWDLARQERFIVRMCKILSDPRVTHELRSIWISYWTQAYQSLGQKIASRLNVHPNY from the exons ATG ACTGTGATCCCAAAATATAACGATTTCAAGCAGCCCGGAGACAGATACCGATCATGGGATCTAGCCAG GCAAGAGAGATTCATTGTCCGAATGTGTAAGATATTGTCTGACCCACGGGTAACCCATGAACTCCGCAGTATTTGGATCTCCTACTGGACCCAG GCTTACCAGTCTCTGGGGCAGAAGATAGCATCACGCCTCAATGTGCACCCCAATTATTGA
- the LOC110934318 gene encoding catalase-1 isoform X2 → MLHVFFKFLETVIPKYNDFKQPGDRYRSWDLARQERFIVRMCKILSDPRVTHELRSIWISYWTQAYQSLGQKIASRLNVHPNY, encoded by the exons ATGTTACATGTGTTCTTCAAATTCTTAGAG ACTGTGATCCCAAAATATAACGATTTCAAGCAGCCCGGAGACAGATACCGATCATGGGATCTAGCCAG GCAAGAGAGATTCATTGTCCGAATGTGTAAGATATTGTCTGACCCACGGGTAACCCATGAACTCCGCAGTATTTGGATCTCCTACTGGACCCAG GCTTACCAGTCTCTGGGGCAGAAGATAGCATCACGCCTCAATGTGCACCCCAATTATTGA
- the LOC110934318 gene encoding uncharacterized protein LOC110934318 isoform X1 yields MKESVTVTVKPGTSLQITVVAVEGQGTGVTLVDVTPHGFGVEKPDGSGSNVSKESTDPNKDLEATIRSKKPKLYGSVDAFFDRDFLKIYLKNSLNEDKKKPVDIIDIASKILPFPAERRLLSAAFKVAKPFAGHFAKQAFRFILEIIPPNLPTLPAAESENHPDESKNHPTLSEGL; encoded by the exons ATGAAAGAAAG TGTGACCGTAACTGTTAAACCTGGAACTTCACTCCAGATAACAGTCGTTGCTGTG gAGGGACAGGGCACTGGTGTCACTttggtggatgtgacaccccatgGTTTCGGAGTGGAAAAACCTGATGGATCTGGGTCTAATGTAAGCAAGGAAAGCACTGATCCAAATAAAGATCTGGAAGCTACTATTCGTTCAAAAAAACCGAAG CTCTACGGAAGCGTTGATGCTTTCTTTGACCGAGATTTTCTGAAGATATATTTGAAAAACAGCCTAAATGAGGACAAGAAGAAGCCAGTAGATATAATTGACATTGCTTCAAAGATTCTACCTTTCCCAGCTGAACGCCGCCTCCTTTCTGCTGCTTTCAAAGTTGCGAAACCATTTGCTGGACACTTTGCTAAACAGGCCTTTCGTTTCATTCTCGAAATAATACCTCCTAACCTCCCAACACTACCTGCTGCGGAATCTGAGAATCACCCCGATGAATCTAAGAATCACCCCACACTTTCAGAAG GGCTGTAG